Part of the Citrus sinensis cultivar Valencia sweet orange chromosome 2, DVS_A1.0, whole genome shotgun sequence genome, attaatccgCATCCAAATTTGGATTTTACCATCCTTACCTAGAGATGTGAGATTGATTTCCAAACCTAAACTACTGTAGGGGGAATATACATTGCCCCTGTAATTTGAGAGATCGATGCATTGCAAGTGGCGGAGAAAAGtatttttgattttggttCTAGAGTCTAGAGATGCTTCGCATTGCGGTCAATTATGATCAACCAATCTAATACTCTGGGGCTAACCGGTCGGTTCACTATATATGACTCACcgttgaaaaataaaaataaaaattggacGCGTGTGAACTCGTAGTtagaattagaaataaaataataagagttATAATACatttagggaaaaaaagataGACTCTTTGCACTGTAGATATCTTATCAAAGCTTGTAcgagtaaataaaattaggggTGGGTGGGTATTAATGGTTTTGGTTAGATTTTACCCAAAAATTGAATCGAACTGGACTGCATCAATTCAAGAATTTATGAAGTGgatgtgaaattaaatttaagaacTGAATCGAATTGATTTGGTTtagtttgatttaatttatgtgatttagtttaaaaagttttaatattctttcttttatattagtcaattttttagatttttcacttaaatttgatatttttttagctCAGTTTAATTGTAATCACTAATTATCTatgttttatgaaaaaataatataaaataatctttaaaaagtATGATTGCATGTATATAcgtaaataattttcttttttaaatttattactaaattgatcaaattttcGGTTCATGTTTTTCGAATCATTTCGTTCTTATTGTCCTAATCGAACCGAGTCGACATATTTCAATTCAATACAGTTCGGTTCAAGCAAAATTAAATcgaatgcccacccctacatAAAATCACTCTGATAGCTAAAGATTTAGGTCTAGTGTTATGTCATTTTTCGAAGTTTTCAGGGACCAAATATTGAGCCAATTTTTCATAGCAAACCTCGTCggcataaaaatattaagctTAATTAAAATACTCACAAGATTATGCCACTGCCACCGTAAATTTGACTGAATAAATCTTTTATCTGTTCGTGATGTTGATTTTGCATTGAACCAAAAATCTaatttagtcttttttttatcgattaatatttaaaatgattacATTTACCAACcttttttaataactttttattattagataatttaGAAGAATTGTGGGTGCAAATTAATTGAGTTGGCAAAATTTCTTCGGGAGAAATCCAATTTCCTTCctaatgaaattaatacaTACTACTTAAACCCctactatttttctaataactAATAACCCCTAgtacaataattttacaatattattctcatttttaaatatatttttattcatatttattattaattaatatatatatatatataaatttaaaatatttaaaataagaaatataagtttttacgtgaataaaaaattaatgataagaTATCTTTAttacagtttttatttgaacatctttttttataataaatatattttatattcacaAGATAAAACATCAAACAGAAAACCCATTtacaatttctcaaatttcttatgttaaaataagagaaatcTGATATTTAAACTCTGCTGCTTACATGGTTGAAAAGAAACTTAAACCACCGTTGAGCTAAACTAGAAAACCATTAGAAGAATCGATGAGTATATTTTGATCGTGACTTATCATCTATCTGTAAAGAGATACCCAATTGGTTTGAGGTTGACGCGGAAGTAGGTGTCGACGGCCGCATGCCTGGATGGTATTAGggtttttgacaaaaaaaaaaaaaaaaaattaatgcgACTTTTCTCCTCCTTCCAGTGCATTTATTTCATGCATTGAAGATTTCCATGAATTTAGTTTGTGATTGGAGATCTGAGGAGATCAGAGAAACTTCTCCCATTCAATGATATAAATGTGGGACACGACTTCATATactgttaaaaagaattttctattttattttgggttgATGGTAAAcggaaagaaaaaagatgtaGACAATTTGTTATAAGATACgcttaggaaaaaaaaaacatttatttattataagagtAGGAAGTTTTGTCATATAAAACACAAGGCTTTAcgcttaataattaaaaattaaaaatataacatatttaatttttaaaaaaataatcatctaGCATCGTACTAAAACCACCATGAAGCATCAACCATGGTGTAATTAAATCCTCATCCTCCCAACGAATTAAAGAAGATGTCCCCCTCGCTCGCGCACGTGCTCATGTTCTCCGTAGTCAACTGTCATCACCTTCTCAGTTGTAATAAATCCATTCAACTTCAACTACATCCATGCGCGTGGACTAGTCATTTCTAGTTAATAAAACGACCTTTTTCTAGGAAACAGACATAGAAAacatagttaaaaataataaaaattatgattaataattaatttagtcccaaatttctcattttctacgtataagaaattatgtttttaaataattttaataaaattaataatagtattatgaGTTCTTTTAGGTGGAATacaattaatctatttttcaaactacaatattaagtatttatcaaatattaatcaaccacaaatatatataaaaaagaaaaaagtccTCAATTAGCAGGAGAAAGTGAGAGGAGCTCAACTAATAATATacttaaaatattgttgatgTTGGATTTGTAGTCAAATCATCACACACGCAGCTGGAGCACGATCATCATCAGCATCCACGGTGTTGTTATTTTACTCGgttgataataattaaatattctcGAGTCCACATAATACCCTTGCAGCTTTCagttcataatttttctttaaatagcTGCTTTGTTGTGCCAGCCTATCTCATTAACCCCTTTGCTTTTCTGTTCCTGTCCTTTCTATTATCTAatcttaaatcttttctttttcaaattatccaaTTCATATTTACCCTTATTAGTTGGCTTTTGGATTCTTCCCTGGCTTTTCTGCCCTTATCTTTTACCAACACTCTTAACCATACATCCCTTAATAGTGAGGCCGAGGCCAAATAGCAAGGCGTCTTTTGTGTTCTTATATATTACAAATCAAAAggatatacatatatattcgGAGAAAATGGTTGCtgtttgtttagtttctcGCACGGGAAGGCAGTTGCAGAGATATGATAACATGGGTCGTCGTCAAGTCGTAGGGTTAGTGCGAGTactattcattttcttattgattCTTTCATATGGGATTTCCAAGAAACTTCTCTCGGCCAGCCATATATTCACAGTTTCtacgaattaatttaatatttggtGTTGGTCTTGTTTGCTTTAGTTATTTTCAGAAAAAGTTaatctttgtttattttatttgaaatagcTGTATGTTCTAATGGGGTCGCGTCCTAATTTGCAGATGTGTTCCTTATAGATACAAAACTGGTGATGGTGCTGGTAATGTCGTTGATGATATAGAAGTTCTTGTTATCACTTCGCAAAAAGGAAGCCAAGGAATGATGTTTCCTAAGGTAAAATTATACGTTatcttggaaaaaaaataaaaatcataattaatggTGATAAAGATCTAGTAATGATTGGtgcaatttgtttttcttaattatgcATTAACagtaattgttattttatgatCAGGGTGGTTGGGAACTTGATGAAACTGTAAAAGAGGCAGCTTTAAGAGAGTCGTTCGAAGAAGCTGGGGTCATGGGCAATGTTGAGGTTAGtatacacatacatacatatatatagatatgattaattgtttaatttattccttGAAATGCAGTGTTTGATTAATCGTTTGCATAAAgctaatttttcttatatggTTTCATTCTGGACATGACAGCATGAATTGGGCAAATGGAACTTTCTAAGCAAAAGCCGTGGCACATTTTATGAAGGGTACATGTTCCCTTTGCTCGTGACGGAACAACTTGAATTATGGCCAGAGAAAGATGTCAGGCAAAGAATCTGGGTaagttgattaaaaaattaccatttgctgcatcattttattaatctgTTCAATTTCCAAATACATTTTTagaatgttaattaattaactaaagttAATTATGTATTTACAGATGAGTGTGGCTGAAGCTAGAGAAGCTTGTCGCCATGGGTGGATGAAGGAAGCTTTGGACATATTAGTCGAAAGATTAAGCTCTCGGGTGCAGCAAAAGGAAGAAACTGTAAAGCGGCCTTGTTCTCTCTAGAGTCTGGTCTCTCGTTAATCATCAATATGTTGATAGGTCCCTGTTCACTGCTCGCCCGCCATTTTGTTAACTTCAAGTCTTCTAAAAGTGAAGGCCGACGAAAGAAGGATTAATTGTTGGGGCAAAGAGTCTAGATTCACGCTCAGTTAAACAAATAGGAggaataattaattgattattattttttttcctgtagTACATTCATGGATGAATGGTGCTTAAATATTCTTGCACCATCTTAGTTAAAGTCAAAATATGAGGTATAGGGTAGAAAGAATTGTAAAACAGGTGTACATGTTCAAGtttttgttgaaattgaatccatggatttttttcccccctcttttctaatttctcGTCTGTTACTTATGCTTATCGTTTTGCCGTCTCTTCATCATCAGGGTGATAAATCcattagtttattaattcCCCTTTTTTCTGTTTTGCGGTCGTGC contains:
- the LOC102625500 gene encoding nudix hydrolase 17, mitochondrial, with protein sequence MKHQPWSALLCQPISLTPLLFCSCPFYYLILNLFFFKLSNSYLPLLVGFWILPWLFCPYLLPTLLTIHPLIVRPRPNSKASFVFLYITNQKDIHIYSEKMVAVCLVSRTGRQLQRYDNMGRRQVVGCVPYRYKTGDGAGNVVDDIEVLVITSQKGSQGMMFPKGGWELDETVKEAALRESFEEAGVMGNVEHELGKWNFLSKSRGTFYEGYMFPLLVTEQLELWPEKDVRQRIWMSVAEAREACRHGWMKEALDILVERLSSRVQQKEETVKRPCSL